Below is a window of Gossypium hirsutum isolate 1008001.06 chromosome A12, Gossypium_hirsutum_v2.1, whole genome shotgun sequence DNA.
ttaggggtgttacatatccaaTGATGAACAAGTTATGAATAGGTATCGTCGTATGATAAGAACACTCTaaggatttgaaatgaaaatggtGTGAAGTGCGTAATAGTTAATGAAAGAATCTGACTACAAGGTCTAATAAGTTATGGGAAACTATTGGAGTAGCTAAATTAATAAGATGTGAAATGGAATTTCCACTAGTTGAAGTGGAACTTTACTACATTGAAGGAACTAATGCTTTGGAATGACACATGGTACATCATTTTCTACTCTACTTGTCTTATTGTTTTAGTCTATCACATAAGTTGGTAAGTGATGAAATAATGACAATGTTATTCAGAATCTAGAGGAATGAAATTTTCTTAAGGAGTggacaattgtaacaccccaaaatttttaaACCATAAGTGACATTATTCTAGGAtcgaaaatagtaaaaatttgaGAACATTTGGAAAATGAGTCTGATGGAgactttttatgaaagaaaaattGATATTGAAGTTAGAAATCAATGAAATGAATTGTGGAAGCAAAAAAAATGAcaaaaggaccaaattacaaaTTCTAAAAAGTGAAAGgattaaaatataaagttaacCAAATTGAGAAAATATGAATGATTTTTGCCTATTGGGCATAAGAATAATTCTCGATATGTATTACTGTAATGAAAATCACTTTTAGACTAAATTAGAAAATATTCGATAGTACAATGTCTGAgttgtaatttttccatttttatcgAAGAAAGTGCATTGATGTAATTTTTACCTCCCATGGACTCATAATAAAGACTATATGTGATTTATGAAGTTTGGACTTGATAAATATCTATTCGGTGTAAAGAAAATAGATTAAGGAGTGAAAAAGAGACGAAATAATAATTTCAACACATAAGGACATTTTAGTATTTTCATGTgaatattatatttgaaatattgaaaatagtaataatatataaaaatttattggaTAAATTTAAAATGGAGGATTTTAATGTAGACAACACTTTAAAGAAGTTGACTTGTTAACTTTgactttatattttatatgggttaaaaaatgggaaaaagatggaaaattcatCCTCTTCTTCTTGCTGTCGTCCATCCCTTGTGGAAGAGGGGACATTTTCTCTCTTCATTGTCTTGCTTTCTTCTTCCATCTCTTCCAAACCTCAACCCTTAAACGTTGATTTCTTGTTGAAATCAAGTAGATTTATTTCAACCTAATTTCCTCGTCACTTCTGCCATTCAAgctgaaatataatttttcccCTTTGTACAAACCGTGACATGTTGAAGAATTTAGAAAAGAATCATTGGATTAAAACTTAAACATGAAATcttaaaatctaaattaaactctaaaccttaaatttACTAGTGCTAAAATCATGCTACATTAAGTCAAATCGTATTGATGTAAGTACAAGATTTCTAAAGAAATCTTTGAAAAAAGGGCATGATCTTGACACTATTGATATCGAATTCATTATTGTAGTATTGTCAATAGatgtaaaaaataatcaaatttagttTCCTTTAAGCATATtgtaaaataagctaaatttcgATACTTATGGACATGGATTTTAAAAGGGTTATTATGTAATTTGTCCATTGAACTTGTCCAAAGATACCtagttggtacttgaacttgtatTCTACCACCCAGATTGGACTTCCGCACTAACATCATTAACTTGTACTGACATGCCACTAATAGCCAATCCGGTGGTGACATGTCGTAGCCTCTCAATATGCCATGTGGTgggcataaattttaaaaaataaatatatttaaaacatataaattaataaaaatgtataatttttccATATCAAGAATGAACCTAAATATATGTTTGTCTagatatatttgaatttgaacAATCATTTTTCCATATTCATTCTAGATGAATTTTTTAGtaagattatatatttttaactttcttcataaaatataagtttttaggtttttattattttaaatatttataaaatataaatatataaacttataaaactataaaatatatgcaattgaaaatatataaaaagcttataatattttgaaatttatataaaaaatcaataatataaaaattaaaaaagacaaaattcataaatatataaatatgtaaaaaactaaaaagttataattatttaaaaagtggatataaatatataaaacagttAAAAGCACGTGTACAATGAATATAGACAAACGGTTCTTCAGATGCATTTGAAtctaaacaaatatttatttaagttcattcttgatgtaaatttttttaatattcttttattaatttataatttttaaaattttatattttttaattttaagataataaataaatagcctaatattttataaaaataaacttactaAAAAGTACATATGAAATGAATCCAGATAAATGGGTGATATATCAGGACAACCATTATCCAAATTCATTCTTAATgtgacaaaaattatattattcattaatttatatatttttaaaattcttttatctttttaatttaaatttgccACTTGACATATTGATAGACTATCACATGTCACGATTATATTAACATCGGCATAAACTAACATAAAGTACCTAGTAGATAAAAATGAATTGTAAGTTGAAAagataacaaaataattttagacaaaattcaaaaaaggcaaaccaaactaaaacaaaatttgtCCATAGACCTCAACATTGTCCATGGATGTCGAGatcttttaacattttaaaaaaaatcctacaACAAATGGGAAAAAATAGCAAAATTCCAATAAAAATCTCGTAAAAAACAAATGTAATTTTTTtcgtaaaaaatatttataatggtaaaaagaaacaaacaaaaaaagagTACTACAGGACAGCGGCGATTATATTGTATTCTATCAGACTCATGGCTCATGCAATGAATAACAcagaaatgaaacaaaaaatcGTTGGAAATCAACAAAGTACTCTCAAATAGCCAATTGACGGAAATGGTTACTAGCTTTTGTTTCCAAGCTTTCATCTTCCCCAATCTCCAACCCCATATTACAATTCTGTGGAATTTCCTAAGAAGACATCATGGATCTGGCCCCAGAAGAGCTTCAATTCTTGTCCATACCCTACATCCTCAGTGAATTAATTTCTATCCCTCAAAGATCCCCCAAGGCCTTCAATCTCATAACCGTAGGTCTCATTTTTCCTCTATCTTTTGCCATTTTAGCTCACTCTCTTTTCACCCACCCAATCTTAAATCAACTCGAATCCCACCCATTAGCTGACCCTGCCCAAACGCATCACGAGTGGAGACTCCTTTTGACCTTCCAGTTCTTTTACCTTATCTTCCTCTTTGCCTTCTCTCTTTTATCTACAGCTGCCGTTGTTTTCACAGTGGCGTCGCTCTACACGTCAAAGCCAGTCTCTTTCTCTTTGACGATCTCAGCCATACCCAAGGTTTTTAAGCCTCTTTTTATAACCTTCGCTTGGATTGCTCTCTTGATGTTCGTTTACGATGCCTTGTTGATTGCCTTCTTGTTCATGTTCTTCATTGCCGTTGATACCCAGAACATTGTTTTATCCTTCTTGGCATTCATGGTAATTTTAGTGCTCTTCTTGGGTGTTCAAGTTTTCATCACGGCGCTATGGCATTTGGCCAGTGTGGTATCGGTGCTTGAACCCATTTACGGGCTTGCAGCAATGAAGAAGAGTTACGAGTTGTTGAAAGGGAGGATTAATATGGCTTTCATTTTGGTTTTGGGGTATTTGGCAATTTGTGGTGTGATTGAGGGCATCTTTGGATCCTTGGTGCATGGAGGGGAAAGTTATGGGGTTTTTTGGAGAACTGTGGTGGGGGGATTTTTTGTAGGAGTTTTGGTAATagtgaatcttgttggcttgttgGTGCAGAGCGTGTTTTACTATGTTTGTAAGAGTTATCATCATCAGGGAATCGATAAGAGTGCTTTGCAGGATCATTTGGGTGGTTATCTCGGAGAGTATATGCCTCTCGGGAGTAGCATTCAAATGGAAAACTtcgatgcttgatttgtcaagtCAGATTTAGTGTATTCTATGAATTGATGTTGATACCAGATACTATTCTCTATGGGACCCTAAACCCATTACAACTCTTAACATATTTGTTCCCTTTGATACTTGTTTTGCAATGAAGAAGTTTTAGCATTGTGactttttttatgttatatgtatatacGGTAGCTGAATGATGAATGCTGTTGTTCGTTCTAACATTTAACCTCTACTTATTTATGTTATTGAGAATCGATCAGCTTTAGAGTTGATGATTAGTGTTGGATTGCCTGAATTCATAAAATTGTGGATCTCTTACGGTCAAGTAATGGGGGCACTTGCTTCCTAATTTTCCTTTATAATTTGCAGTTTGTTTAAGCTGATAGGTCATCGAGGCAATTTGCATTTCCATAGTCATTGATCATCTTGTACCTTTGACATATTCCCCATTTCAACCCTAGTTGTTTATTTTGATTGAAATGCATCATCATTTTCACCAAATAACGGTAAGCACGAGCTAATTTTAACGGAGTTCAATCTGCCCAAAAAcagaagaaaaatgtgaaagtccAAAAACTTCATTTAAGTGTAGTAGAGGCTTCTCAAGAACATCTTAAGATTCTTAACATGAGTGTACCGTAGTTTGATACGTTCCTTGAATGCTTATTTATAAGCGCCACTTTGGTTGAAGAtgtttttctttccattttgtcTAAGATACGATATAAACTAGGTGGGAGATGGATAATGTTAATGGAGGAAACCAATTGCAAAATGAATGATCCCTTTTGGAATTATTTGCCTTTTCTTTTGTCTTTTGGAGTTTTtggttataataatatttaagtttGTCTCAACAATGACCAACTTTTTGAATGTGGAGTGTGAGTGGTTACGTGAATGgtgaatttaaatattatagGGATGAGATTGAGTGTTTAAATTAAGGATGAGAAATGTTTAAATTCAATCGCAACGATAAAATTGAGATGATATTTAAAAATGAccgttaaaaatataaaattaaaaaatatattgtattaatgaataattaaaattttatagaatatttattaattatattttttctattttctattacTCATATATCTGCTTATTGatgattatttattaattttattataaaaattattacaaatataaaaatatgtaatatctaacaacaataacaaataaataaatatttaactttttaatcGAAAAAACCCTCCAAGCCTAAAAGATTTAGAGACCCCCACCCAtaccttttaaaattgaaaagaaaataaatataattaataagcaAAATTAGATTGAAGTgcggtttttattttttaattatgctTTGgccctatttttttaattagggaAATAGCTTGATTTTAGGAGAGAGAAAAATAAGCACATCCAACTGAGTGCATTTTCTGCATAGGTAGCAAGAAAGCTCGCTCATCTAGACTCATTTTCTCTCAACAGTAAAAAAGTAACGGCTTTTTGAACTTTGTCGCACTAacggtaaaaaaaatttaaagtggccaatgGTAACTTTTTTtaccctataaatacccccaaatttcaaattttttttcattcacatcCTTCTCTCCACTCTCAaattctctcaactctctcattttaaaatttttgatattttcatttttaaaaatatatctttttaattatctcatattttattcgTTAAAATCGATTTCTCACCAATGATCGTCTCTCTAATCCGTTTCGACGACAAACATATTTCCACTGGCCAACAAGTAATGgtaagatgaaattttaatttttttattttcagttattttcaatttaattattatttttaatttgaatttttttattgtgtaAATAAGAAAATGATTGTGTACTAGAAGGCTTCATTCATAATATGGGAAAGCCTGCGATCCTTGAAATTCGTGGCCACTTGCAAGAGGTTGGATTCCTACATGCGTCTCACATGACCGGGGTTCCAAAGTCGATCTTACACTAATCAGCgctttggtggaaagatggaggcccGAAACACACACTTTCCACCTTTCATGCggcgagtgtacaatcacacttgaGGACATAACACTACAACTCAATCTGCTAGTGGATGGGTTAGTGATCACAGGATCAGTAGTCATTCCGGGTAAAGTGGATCTCTGCAAAGAGGTCACAAACAAGTTTTAAAGTGGTCGGATTTCGATCAACTGGTTGGAGGATAATTTCGACAAGCTCCTTAAAGACCGAACGGACAAGGATATAAAATAATACCCCTAAACATTCATCATAAGGTTAATCGATGGCATTTTAATGCCcgacaaatctcaaaatttggtaCACGTATGGTGGCTACTACATCTTGTGGACTTCAATGAATGTGGAAAACTAAGTTGGGGATCTCCCATCTTTTCCACGTCGAGAGATGTGCCAAGCTCCGATACCGAATATGATATCGATCAATTGTTGCCTATTCCTGCTACAATCGTGGGCCTGGTGGCAACCATTGTTTCTACATCCCAAAATGACCGACCCATACATGTTCCCGTTGGTAATGAGGTAAACATCATTTATTAGTAAATACATAGTTTGTAtagtagtttttttatttattatacgtTTCGACTAACATATCGCTTGTCCAGGTAGAACAATGGGTTGAGTTACGTGAGACTACTCGAGATTAGTTACTTATTCTTCTGAACCTATATTAATTACATTatgatttgtaaaaaaaaaatcgtacataacaatatttaaaattttacttttcagTTTGAATGGATGTAGTACGTCGACACCGATATCATATATTTCATCACGCTGAAAGTGTTAGGCAATCAAGAGATGTGGGATGCCAAGGTGCTGTTGGTAGTGTACGCGACAGTGGAAATGCATGAATCAAACTAAGCGATGCAGCAATACGGGTGGAGGCAATGAATTTCGCCACCACCGCGAGAcctgaatgtaacaccccaaaatagagcataggagttttaagggtattttaggaattttagccttaaaGTGTTCTGAATTTTTGCGACATGGTATATTAGTAATGTTTTTgtctatggtttttagaaaatcaagtcaatttttgaaaaaagtgtttaaaatatcattaattttgaaataaggactgatttgtaaaagggcCTAAATTGTaagtttttaaaagataattaaacCAAATCTTAATTTTCACCCTCTTTTCCCCTTTTATATTCACAAAACCCATGTTAGTCTTCTCCATCCTTTGTGGTTGTCTTCCCTTATTTTCCAAGCTCTTTTCAATCAAGTTTTGGTTTCCAAACTCCAATATTTTGATTTCTATCATTCCCCAAGTCAATTACCTTCATAAATCTCCAAGAAAACACTAAAAAAACTCCAtatatttcatcatcttcttcgtgtctagatttttgggttttcgaaaaaagtttatttttcttCCAACTAAGGTAACCATTCATCTTTCTATCAAggataaattacaccaacagtcactcaactttggggtagcCAATAAAATagtcacctaggtttcatttcaatcactcaacttttaaaaaataacaaaacaatcactaacgttataaaaaaaatgacaaaacagtcactaatTAATAGTTTTAGTTAGTGTCTTAACGGGACTgctgatgtggcaagttaactaaCTGGTGTGGCCAGTTAACTTGTCACGTTGGATGTCCATAATGGAAACCCACCCAATAttagaagaaattgaaaaaaaaaaccttaataatagagaagaaagagaagaagaagaaaaaaacccaattttttctATTGCGTTTCTCTCCGGAGaaagaaaatataagaaaatagatctttttttattgcttaacctaattatttatctttagagtttgaaatttaaaaaaaaaatcgaatgaTTTTCTAGGGTTTGAAATTTGAATCTAATTTCTAGTAAGAACTTTAAATTAGTTGCAAAATTCTGGAAAATTTCATGCTGATTTTGGTTGTAATTTGA
It encodes the following:
- the LOC107939240 gene encoding uncharacterized protein, coding for MDLAPEELQFLSIPYILSELISIPQRSPKAFNLITVGLIFPLSFAILAHSLFTHPILNQLESHPLADPAQTHHEWRLLLTFQFFYLIFLFAFSLLSTAAVVFTVASLYTSKPVSFSLTISAIPKVFKPLFITFAWIALLMFVYDALLIAFLFMFFIAVDTQNIVLSFLAFMVILVLFLGVQVFITALWHLASVVSVLEPIYGLAAMKKSYELLKGRINMAFILVLGYLAICGVIEGIFGSLVHGGESYGVFWRTVVGGFFVGVLVIVNLVGLLVQSVFYYVCKSYHHQGIDKSALQDHLGGYLGEYMPLGSSIQMENFDA